From the Trifolium pratense cultivar HEN17-A07 linkage group LG4, ARS_RC_1.1, whole genome shotgun sequence genome, the window AAATGTTGCATTAGACAGAAAAGTGGAGACGAAAGGGGGGAAATACCGGTGCAAAGAGGGGAAAAGAAGGGTAAATGCAGAGAAGGACACAGCGTTTTTTCTGACTCAAAGAAAGAAAGTCAGCGATACTGACTCAATAGGAAAACTTATGACAAGTCTGGTACAAAACTCCTTCTTTTTCTCCAAAAACACTGAAGAGATGAAATTAAGATGAAATGAAACTAAAAAATGGGAAAAGGAGACAAAGACACAGGAAAGAATTAAATGTAGGAAGAACAAAAAGGGAAAAAGCGCCGCCGAAGCTGCCTGAAATAAGAGAAGCTCAAAGTGCACTATAACAACCCAAAATTAAATGGAAAACCCTACACGAGCAAAAGCCTTCGAAATTGGAATGAACAGTACAAAATTGAGCAAAACCCTTcaaaattgttgataaaatttgatattgCCGCTTGTACAGATTATTGATAGGAAGAATTAAATGAAGTTTACAAAGTAACAATCAATGCTCATCATGTTTAAAGGACACTAAAAACTAACCCCACAAAAGAAGTAATTCCTCTGCACCGAGCTTCTTAAGGATATCATAAAACACTTACAACAGCAATTAACTTCTTCCCCAATACCAAAACAAAATAACTTACTACAGGTGTGGCTGCTCCAGCAAAAAATGAAGAAACTAATATGGAAAGTTCATATGCAtatgcaaaaaatatataatcgtAACAAACTTGATTGTATGTGTCAAAATTTCATTGATGATATGTAAAAACAAACTCAGGCTGAAAAAATTGTTCCTAATGATACTGTATACGAGGTATATAAGATACATTCAACAGTTACATGTTCGCTACACAGCTAAGGACACAACAgtaatgaaaaaaatcaaactttccGAGCGAGTGTCCTCTGCTTTGTTCCGTGTTGTACTACCTTTTCCTCGACATGAAGGCCCTTCCGCCGTCTGACTGTGTCAATCAACTTTCTTGCTGTATTTGGAAGAACACTGGAACCATTTCCATGCTCTTCGATTTCCTCTTCTGTTTTAGGTACAAAGAAAGGATCTTCGAGTAGTGCTTCCCAGTGGCTAAGGACAAGAATTGCACTCGCAGCGCCAGAAGTCCTACTTCTAAGCTCATCAGTAAAACCAAAGCTCTCAGAAACAGGAACATATGCATGCACAGTGAATAAAGGGGAACCTTCCTGCATCTCTTCTTTCAAAATTCGAGCCCGTCTGCGGGAAAGTACACCATACATGGGACCCAAAAATTCATTAGGGGTATTCAATTCACAGAAGTACATTGCTTCCACAAGCCTTGGCTTATTCTTTAGCACAGCTGTCCTACAGGCATCTTTGACTGTTGCAATAACCTGCCCTGCAAAGATGCCATACTGGTCGGATTGTTGGTGTGTTTCGGATTCATCATGTCCTGTAGATGGAGTTATTCGTGCCTCAATGACAAATGCCAGACCCCACATAGGTTCATCGCATAAAGGCCCAGCTGAAGTTGCAAGTTGGAACCCGGTTATAACATTACTCTCGAGACGCTCTGCATCCATATACAACGCTTGGCTCTCATTTGAAGATGCCTCTGAAACCGAGTTACTGTTAGCAGAATCAGCCACAAAACCCAACCTTTCAGATAGTTGAGAAGAACCACGTATTAGAACAGAGCTATCACTACTCTCTGCTTTAATATCAGGAGTGAAGAGAACGTTAGCGCCCATGTAACTCGGACCAAGTGCCCATATCCTCCTCAAAAGCTTTAACCACTTCAATCTACATTTCTCGGCATGGTCTTCATCATTCTCAATCCTACACAAAATGTCACTCTCAATTGCATCCATTATACGTGTTTTAATCACTTCAGCTGGATTCCCATTTTCGAGAATATTTGTCCCCTGAGTTTCTAAACTTTTAACTGTCTGCCCTGACTTTATTCCAATGATATCTCCAAGTATATCAGCACTTTCATCAAGAACCTTTGTGAGAGAAGGTAAAAGTTTCATCACCTGTACACGTACAATGCATCTTCCATTGGGTGTTGTTTTCTCAACATAATCTAAGTTCTTGCTGAGAACTTTCAAATTTTCCAGCATGTTGGATACCTCTCCCTCAATGGTCTCTTTGTAGGACACAAGGGGTGGAGAGACTTCCAAGCTTACTTTTGCAAACCTATCCTTCAAATCCTTTATGCATCTCTCAAGATGAACTTCACCAGCTGCAGCAAGAACATGCTCTCCTCTTGCAGAAACTGTGACCTCAACAAACGGATCCGCTCGATTTAAAAGCCTCAGGCCTTTGAGCAGTGCACCCATATCTGCAGGGTCAGATGGCTCAATAGCAACCCTCAAAATCGGGGAAACTTGAAAAGCCATACTCGAAAAAGGCCAACAGTTCCTAGTAGAAGAAAGTGTAGcacttttcaaaatatattggCCAAGTCCTCGGATTGCAACAACATCTCCTGCTTTCGCAGATTTCACTACTTGCAACCCTTGCCCCATCATCAGATACATGGATTTCAATTCAGCCTCCTGTATATGCTTTTGCGTCGATTCCCCTTTCAAAGGATCATACAAAGCCGAAATCACAAAAACTCTCTGCCCAACAGACAAAACACCACTAAATATCCTAGCAAATGCCAAAAAACACTCATCAGATTCACCCTCACCTTCCTCACCAAAACTCCCCACAACCTCCCCTACTTGAGGAGGAGGAAGCATTTTAACAGGTAGAGCAAACATTTTCGCCACAAATGCAACACAAGGAACCTCATCCCTCCAATCACACCCCTCCACCGACTTCCTCACAAGCTCCGCCTCTTCCACTACCCTCCTATCAACCCCATCTCCAGAACCAACCTCACGCTGTGGAATCAACCGCGATATCCTAGAACCCTGCGCTGCCACAGGATCCGGCATACACTTCACCACCATAGACAAAATAGCATCCGAAAGAGGAAGCCAACGACTCATAACAGCTTGAAGCACAACCTTAGAATCCTTATTCTGCAACTCACGCGCCGGAACCTGTAAATTAAAAGCCTTAATAACCTTCTCAATCAACCCTTTATCCCCTTCAAGTGATCCTTGATAAAGCTGCCAAAGAGGCTCCAACACAAACTGAACGAACATAGGCTTACTACCAGCACCAATCCCTTTCTTCCCAACAATCATCTTAGTCTTAGGATTAAAATATCTTGGACCCCATAAAGCCCTCTGTAATGCACTAACACTAGCACCAAGCTTTGAAGCATAAATCTCTGCAAATTCATGAATCCCAAAACCCCAACCATCCAAAGCACAAGCAAACACAACATTCCCTTTCTGAGGCTGAAAAACATCTTCAACATCATCATAATCCTCCATAACTTCACCACCATCAGCAGTACCACCAGCAAGAAGAGAATCAACATCAGATAAATATTTCTGTGAATTATAAGCACTAACAATACTATTAACCTCATGAACAATCCTCAATAAACGAACATAAGCTTCAGAAGGAGTAAGTTTCAACTCAGTAATTAACCTATCCATCTTATTAAGAACAAGACAAGGTGAAAGACGTTCAATCCAACATTGACGAAGAACAGCGTGAGTTTGAATATGAACACCTTCAACAGCATCAACAAGAATAAGTGCTCCATCGGAAAGACGAGCGGCGGTGGAAACTTCGCCGCAAAAATCGATATGACCGGGGGAATCGATTAGATTAATTGTGTGGTGATTGTAGTTAAGAGAAATAGATGAACTTTTCATTGTTATAGCACGACGTTGTTCTTCGTCGAGGAAATCCATGAAACGGAGTTTACCTGCTACTTTTGGATGAACCATGCCGCCGCCGGCGGTGGCGATAAGCTGATCAGCCAGGGTTGTTTTGCCGTGGTCTACATGTGCTAAGATGCATATGTTGCGGATTTTGTGTCTATCGTTATCGGAAGTTGATTCCTCCATTTACAGTGCCgcaacgaagaagaagaagaagaaggtttCGATAATTTCTGTGAAAAACTTAACGCAAATTAGGTcggttgaagaagaagaagaagaaaatattaCATGTGTTTTTTCTATACGATGTCGTTTCTGATTTTATGGgaattaattcaattttttataaacccgtgattcttttaaataaaaaattacgcaaaaaatcatttatttctcGAAAAATATATCAACTTTATATAGAGACATAGATTTGTATTATATTACATTAGTAgtgaaaatttgttttcatctttaaacagaatattcaaaaataattctaagaaaatcaatttttagtttttaaaagaaataattttcacaaaaaatatagaaaaatattttttcaagtGTCTCAATACTattaggcttttttttttttggtaaggtcTGATTAGGCATTCTAACTCATAtagaaaaatatcattttttttaattcctctaaaaatatttttttttttaagcactaaaaagaattatttaaacaatagtatttcaaatatttttattgaaatttgttGTCTTTGCTTTTATGTCAACTTACAtatattattgttttaaaaaagaaacttaCATGtgttatttcaaattttgacttattttttgcAATAGAGATTTATATATACACTAGTTGATTTAAACATGCATGTTACAAATGcgaataaaaaaatttgaaaaactattatttgaaggtaaatatataaaaataataaaaatgaattatgaTATGTTTGATTATTTATATGATACATTGGTGTTTATGGAGACGGCGGAATGACAAGGTATGCAAGGAGCAACAACAACAGGCTCAAGTGCATATCCCGCTTGCAAGGGACTTTCTACATCAATGGTGTGGTGCTAGACATCACAACAACACACACGACTGCACAATTAAGCAATGACAACACGCATTTGCAGCCTTCAGTGACAGGAACAGTAAAGTGTAACATCGACGTGGCGCTATTCAACGATCAACATAATTTTAGAGTTGGTATATTTATTTAGAAATTATCAAGGAAAGTTTGTGAAAGCAAAAATCATGTGGTTTCATCGCACTCCCCCACTAAATGAAGTTGAAGCATGTGCGTTAAAAAATGCATTTCTCAAGAGTGGTTATTGAACTAGACTACATGCTAGTGGTAAACGCCATCAAGGATAACTCTAACAACCGGACATAATTTGGCCTTATCACGAGAAGTTGTCGCGAATTATTACGGAGTGGTCAGAACCTTTTAAaataagacaatttttttttttcacaagaCAAGATATATAAGACATTGTTACTTCAAATTAAATTGGTTTATGTTTATAATTTAATGTGAAATAtcaaactataaataaatattcataaaaaattagaaataaaatttcagtCTATTCTATTTAAAGTTCCATTcgaaaatacaaatattttaattatgtataattttgtttttctcaacaCCATTTTGAGCAGCGAAATTTAACCAACTATCTATACTCTCATTTCCAATGTAGTGAAGAGTATAATGATTCAACTTGagatttaattttcaaattgtcatttaaatttatttaaaaaagcaACTATTTCAGACATTTGATAGTTTTGGAATATCAAACCATCAgaaaaacataattttataaataaataaatacaccATGTAAACATGAATAtaacatattatatattttcttgcTCCAAAAGTACATTAGACAATTTTAACACTCTTAGTGGAAAAAAACATTGACCGAAGGATTCTTGCAAATCCTTTAACCATGATCGCTTTTACCAAGTCTAATATGACGCCTGGCTATAATGTTGTGAAGGGTATTTATTAAAATGCCATAAATTCTTCTGGACACAAGTTCAACCCttgacattttaatttattggcGTATTTTACGCGTTACCCGGGTTAGCtttataaaatttgttatatatttttttcaccaaaattatttgttataaacaagttaaaatcatatttacgATAGTCGTGGTTGTGGataaacttatatattaaataCCCGTAAATAATGGCGGACCCTGAGCATGGTTTAAGATGAACAACTTATGTAAATATTGGATGAACATAAATATTTTCTGTTGGCCAAATAGCCTactggctagaaatttcacccttaaggtggataagtgagatgactcaGGTTAGAACCTCAGTCCCCTGCATAGTGTGTAAATAGTTAGATGATAGTATATACTCTGATCGTTCCTTTTTAAATgtctttctttttataatagtaataccaaattaacaaagtgtattatgtaccaaaaaataataattaacaaagtgtatttttgcattttctctttctattataccttattttaattcaccaataattttttttgacacactttttctttccaataaatttgatatactatgtaaaaaaaattaatatgttatgtaccaaaaaaatagttttattgaaaaagataaaagtaATTGACAACgagtataattgacaaatcataCCCTTACAATACCAAAATGATTGTTAAATAGGAATGCTAAACCTAACGTCAAaagacacttaaaaaggaacgaatgaagaattttttgtttttctagaAGCAATGTATTccgtaaattttcaaaattatcttttacttttattaatttatgcaaaaaagatgaaagaaaaatatataagacATCAAAGAAATAATGATGCATGTAGTATtacatgaaaaattaaagagaaagtGAATTCTAATATATTTATGGTATTACGCATGTAATAACTGGTTGTGAGTGTTTTTTGTGACTTATATGCATGACTcgcaaaatcatatttaatacatgagaATAAGAGAATTGTTaatgatttattaatattaaaattttagtttttttatttaatatttaattggTTGTGAGTGTTTTCTTTTATGTCCACAAATTTTAGTTCAGTTGgcaaaaatgccgaaattgttagtgTCGGAC encodes:
- the LOC123921804 gene encoding elongation factor-like GTPase 1, with protein sequence MEESTSDNDRHKIRNICILAHVDHGKTTLADQLIATAGGGMVHPKVAGKLRFMDFLDEEQRRAITMKSSSISLNYNHHTINLIDSPGHIDFCGEVSTAARLSDGALILVDAVEGVHIQTHAVLRQCWIERLSPCLVLNKMDRLITELKLTPSEAYVRLLRIVHEVNSIVSAYNSQKYLSDVDSLLAGGTADGGEVMEDYDDVEDVFQPQKGNVVFACALDGWGFGIHEFAEIYASKLGASVSALQRALWGPRYFNPKTKMIVGKKGIGAGSKPMFVQFVLEPLWQLYQGSLEGDKGLIEKVIKAFNLQVPARELQNKDSKVVLQAVMSRWLPLSDAILSMVVKCMPDPVAAQGSRISRLIPQREVGSGDGVDRRVVEEAELVRKSVEGCDWRDEVPCVAFVAKMFALPVKMLPPPQVGEVVGSFGEEGEGESDECFLAFARIFSGVLSVGQRVFVISALYDPLKGESTQKHIQEAELKSMYLMMGQGLQVVKSAKAGDVVAIRGLGQYILKSATLSSTRNCWPFSSMAFQVSPILRVAIEPSDPADMGALLKGLRLLNRADPFVEVTVSARGEHVLAAAGEVHLERCIKDLKDRFAKVSLEVSPPLVSYKETIEGEVSNMLENLKVLSKNLDYVEKTTPNGRCIVRVQVMKLLPSLTKVLDESADILGDIIGIKSGQTVKSLETQGTNILENGNPAEVIKTRIMDAIESDILCRIENDEDHAEKCRLKWLKLLRRIWALGPSYMGANVLFTPDIKAESSDSSVLIRGSSQLSERLGFVADSANSNSVSEASSNESQALYMDAERLESNVITGFQLATSAGPLCDEPMWGLAFVIEARITPSTGHDESETHQQSDQYGIFAGQVIATVKDACRTAVLKNKPRLVEAMYFCELNTPNEFLGPMYGVLSRRRARILKEEMQEGSPLFTVHAYVPVSESFGFTDELRSRTSGAASAILVLSHWEALLEDPFFVPKTEEEIEEHGNGSSVLPNTARKLIDTVRRRKGLHVEEKVVQHGTKQRTLARKV